TGGGACGCCGTCCTCGTGCACCCGGGCGATGACGTGGCGACGGCGCTGCGGGTGATCCCGGCCGGAACCACCGCGCGGGTCCAGGTCGGGAGCGGGACGCGCCAGTGCCGGGTGAGCGACGAGATCCCCTTCGGTCACAAGTTCGCGGTACGGGAGCTGGCCGCGGGCCAGCCCGTGCGGAAGTACGGCGAGGTGATCGGCGGGGCCACCGCCAGGGTGCCGGCGGGCGCGCTTGTCCACGTGCACAACCTGGCGAGCCGCCGGGCTCGCGCCCGGCCCGGCGAGAATCCGGGAGCTGCGGGGGCGTCGCGGTAGGGCCGGGGCCCGGCTCAGTGCGTGTGATCGTCCGGGATCATCCCGCTCACGTCACCGAGCTCCCACAGGGCCAGGTGGCACTCCGTCTCGATGATCTGCGCCACCCGCTCGACGGCCGGCGCCGTGGCCTCCTGGCGCAGCCGGCGTGCCAGCCGGCGGAGCTGGCGCAGCCGACGGACGA
This portion of the Candidatus Methylomirabilota bacterium genome encodes:
- a CDS encoding UxaA family hydrolase, with protein sequence MRPEPRWDAVLVHPGDDVATALRVIPAGTTARVQVGSGTRQCRVSDEIPFGHKFAVRELAAGQPVRKYGEVIGGATARVPAGALVHVHNLASRRARARPGENPGAAGASR